In a genomic window of Mastomys coucha isolate ucsf_1 unplaced genomic scaffold, UCSF_Mcou_1 pScaffold17, whole genome shotgun sequence:
- the Lrriq4 gene encoding leucine-rich repeat and IQ domain-containing protein 4, with protein sequence MADTFKYLTRRVLRQEHFSKVLQRSNPHQIIDRTFFIDCSNQRLKTIPSEILALKELEEVHLENNQIEEIPQDIQYLQNIKVLYLNNNDLQNLCQELGALSSLESLDLSDNPLVGSSLQVISCLRTLRELRLYRTGLTEIPTSICKSLHHLELFGLSENYLESLPKEIVNQTKLREIYLKQNHFEVFPCDLCVLCNLEVIDLDDNKLKSIPEDIGRLKRLQKFYVASNNLMVLPESLGQCSKLSVLDLTQNSIHSLPSTLERLKEVTEVGLSGNRLEKVPRLLCGWQSLHLLYLRNTSLHGLRRSFKHLVDLRFLDLSQNHIEHFPLQICALKNLEILALDDNKVKQLPPTIALLSKLKILGLTGNDFSCFPEEIFSLASLEKLYIGQDQGSKLSSLPENIKKLTNLKELYIENNKLEQLPASLGLMLNLEVLDCRHNLLKQLPDAICSTRNLRELLLEDNLLCCLPENLDHLVNLKVLTLMNNPMVDPPMEVCIQGNKAIWKHLKENRIRKRMATKIQAWWRGIMVRKGYGSYEELLKARKKGKSPPKDKKGKMAAKGKPAKGNKK encoded by the exons ATGGCTGACACCTTTAAATACCTGACCAGGAGAGTACTCAGACAAGAACATTTTTCCAAGGTTCTTCAGAGAAGTAATCCTCACCAGATCATTGATAGAACATTTTTCATTGATTGTTCCAACCAGAGGTTGAAGACCATCCCGTCAGAGATTTTGGCCTTAAAAGAATTAGAAGAAGTGCATCTGGAGAATAACCAGATTGAAGAAATTCCCCAGGACATTCAGTATTTACAGAATATTAAGGTCCTCTATCTGAACAACAACGACCTGCAAAATCTGTGCCAGGAGCTGGGGGCACTGAGCAGCCTAGAGTCACTGGACCTGAGCGACAACCCGCTGGTCGGCTCCTCCCTGCAGGTCATTAGCTGTCTCCGCACCCTTCGGGAACTGCGGCTCTACCGCACCGGCCTGACAGAGATTCCCACCAGCATCTGCAAATCCCTGCATCACCTGGAGCTGTTCGGTCTGTCAGAGAACTACCTGGAGTCGCTGCCCAAGGAAATCGTGAACCAAACCAAGCTCAGGGAGATCTACCTGAAGCAGAATCACTTCGAGGTTTTCCCTTGCGacctctgtgtcctctgcaaCCTGGAGGTGATCGACCTGGACGACAACAAGCTGAAGAGCATCCCGGAAGATATCGGGCGCCTGAAGAGGCTGCAGAAGTTCTACGTGGCGTCTAACAACCTGATGGTTTTACCCGAGTCTCTGGGCCAGTGCAGCAAGCTGTCGGTGCTGGATTTGACCCAGAACTCCATCCACTCCCTGCCATCCACCCTGGAGCGTCTCAAGGAGGTCACAGAGGTGGGGCTGAGCGGGAACCGTCTGGAGAAGGTGCCGCGCCTCCTCTGCGGCTGGCAATCGCTGCATCTGTTGTACCTGCGCAACACCAGCCTGCACGGGCTGCGGCGCTCTTTCAAGCACCTGGTCGACCTGCGCTTCCTGGACCTCAGCCAGAACCACATAGAACACTTTCCCTTGCAGATCTGCGCGCTCAAGAACCTGGAGATCCTGGCGCTAGATGATAACAAAGTGAAGCAG TTACCACCGACCATAGCCTTGCTTTCAAAACTGAAGATACTCGGGCTCACAGGAAATGACTTTTCATGCTTCCCAGAGGAAATCTTTTCCTTAGCATCTCTGGAGAAACTATATATCGGACAAGACCAGGGATCCAAGCTTTCCTCTTTGCCAGAAAACATCAAGAAATTGACG AATCTTAAGGAGCTATACATAGAGAACAACAAACTGGAGCAGCTGCCAGCATCCTTGGGGTTAATGCTAAATCTGGAAGTTCTCGACTGTCGGCATAATCTTCTTAAGCAACTCCCAGATGCCATTTGCAGTACTCGAA ATTTGAGAGAGCTGCTGCTGGAAGACAACTTACTCTGCTGCCTCCCGGAGAACCTTGATCACCTGGTGAATCTTAAAGTCCTAACACTGATGAACAACCCTATGGTAGACCCTCCCATGGAAGTGTGTATCCAAGGCAACAAGGCCATATGGAAACACCTGAAGGAAAACAGGATTAGGAAAAGGATGGCTACCAAG ATTCAGGCATGGTGGCGTGGAATCATGGTCCGGAAAGGATATGGATCTTATGAGGAGCTACTAAAAGCccgaaaaaaaggaaaatcccctccaaaagataagaaagggaaaatggcCGCAAAGGGGAAACCTGCAAAagggaataaaaaataa